CAGAACAGCCTTGGACTGAGACTGACAACAAGCCGCGCCCGGGAAGAGGAAAGCCGGAAGGGACTAAGACTCGCTCAGCGGGCCGGTCGCCAGCCCAGGACACGCGCGGGAAAGCCGAGTCGGGCAGCGATCAGGGCTACAAGCGTTTCTATCGTGCGGAAAAGACAGAACAACCCTGGGCCGAGACTGACAACAAGCCGCGCCCGGGAAGAGGAAAGCCGGAAGGGACTAAGACTCGCCCGGCGGGCCATACGCCGTCCCGGGACCGGCGCGGGAAAGCCGAGCCCGGCGGCGATCAGGGCTACAAGCGCTTCTATCGTGCGGAAAAGACAGAACAGCCCTGGACTGAGACTGACAACAAGCCGCGTCCGGAAAGTAGAAAGCCGGAAGGGACTAAGCCGCGCTCAACGGGCCGGACGCCAGCCAAGAATGCGCGCGGGAAGGAACAGCACGGCTTTGACCAGGGCAAAAAGCGCCCCCACGGTAATGCCGACAAGCCGAAGCGGAAGTGAGATCAGCCAGACCAGGGGTAACAGCAGCAGAGCCAGAAGGGCCAACGGCCAGGACAGCACGAACAGGATACACCAGAGGGCGAACAGGATCAGGGCTTTCATGGCGGGATGTCCTTTCGCTCACAGCGGATTTCTCCCGGTCGGTCCGGGAAGAGGCCACATTATTATCACGAAGGACGAGACTATTTTCGCAAAGCATGTCCGTCTGTTATTCAGACAAACTTTGCGGCCGGAAAGTTCATAAAATTATTTCCATTACGACTTGAATATCTTTTCGTAAATTGTTAATAATCCTACTATTATACCAATCACCACCGCCAGCGCAGCAAACAACCATTGGAATTGTAACCACAATTCCTTGGCAGATGGCAGCTTTCTTTTCAGCCATCCTGGTTTAGGAAATTTTGCAGGTGTATCTACCCACCCTCTTCCAAGTCCCTTAGTTTCTTACTCATTATTGAAAACTTTTCCCTTCGGCGCAAGTTTATGGTGGTACATGTACTTTGGATACTCTTTGTATTCATAGGTCATGAACACCTCGGCATTACAAGTGCCCTCTTAACCTAATTATTCATAATTACAAAGAATCCCCATATATCACCACCCCTTCACGCAACACGGACGCGGCAAAGGATTGCCTGACATTCTTCCAGTAGTTCAGGTCGTCGTGCGTGTATAAGAGTATGTCCAGCGGTGTCTGGATTTTCACCAGCTTCAGACACACCTGCCTCCCGGGCCGCATCCAGAATGTGGTGCAAGCGGATGAGGTCATTCCTGTGCATACAGCACCTCGGCTTCCTGCTGCACAGCACAGCGGAAATAGCGGCTCAAATCCTCCGGGGTGCGCAAGTCCACCCGGCGCCCCTCGAACAGACCGCTCAGTTCCCTTTCCAGGCGCGCTACACCGAAAAGTCCGGGGGCCGCACCCGGCTCAAACTCCACCAGCACATCCACATCGCTGTCGGGCTTGAAATCCTTCCGCAGGACCGACCCGAAAAACGCAAACCTCCTGATATGGTTCTTCCGGCAGAAAGCCTCTATCCTGTCCCTGTCCACCGCGATGCGTACCATAGGGCCGCCTCCGGTTTGAATCAGATATCCAGGTTCGTCACGTAGCGCGCGTTCTTCTCGATGAACTGGCGGCGCGGCTCCACCTCGTCACCCATCAGCTCGGTGAAAAGCCGGTCCGCCTCCATCGCCTCGTCCATCTTAACCTGCAGGATGGTGCGGGTCTCCGGGTCCATGGTGGTCTTCCAGAGCTGGTCGGGGTTCATCTCGCCCAGGCCCTTGTAGCGCTGGATGTTCACCTTTTCCCCGCCCAGGCGCTTCACGTACTGGGCGCGCTCCGGCTCGTTGTAGGCGTAGAACTCCTGGTTGCCCTTGAACACCCGGAACAGCGGCGGCTGCGCGATGTAGACCATGCCCTGGTTGATCAGCTCGCGCATGTAGCGGAAAAAGAACGTGAGCAGCAGAATCCGGATGTGCGCCCCGTCCACGTCGGCATCGGTCATGATTATGATCTTGTGGTAGCGGGCGTTCTCCAGGTTGAAATCCTCCTCGCCCACGCCCGTGCCGATCGCGGTGATCATGGTGCGGATTTCCTCGTTGGAGAGGATCTTGTGCAGCCGGGCTTTCTCCACGTTCAGGATCTTGCCCCTGAGCGGCAGGATGGCCTGGTTGCGGCGGTCACGGCCCATCTTGGCCGAGCCACCGGCGCTGTCGCCCTCCACCAGGTAGATTTCGCACAGTTTCGGATCGTTGATCGAGCAGTCGGCCAGCTTGCCGGGCAGGCCCGAGCTTTCCATGGCGTTCTTGCGGCGGGTCAGGTCACGGGCCTTGCGCGCCGCCTCGCGCGCCTGGGCGGCGTTGACCGCTTTCTCGATCACCCGGCGCGCGATGGAGGGGTTCTCCTCGAGCTGGATGGCGAGCTGTTCGTTGACCACGCTCTCGACCAGGCCCTTGATCTCGCTGTTGCCCAGCTTGGTCTTGGTCTGGCCCTCGAACTGCGGGTCGATCATCTTGACCGAGATCACGCCGGTCAGGCCCTCGCGCACGTCATCCCCGCTCAGGGTGAAATCGGCTTTCTTGAGCAGGTTGTTTTTCTTGGCGTAGTCGTTGAGCGTGCGGGTCAGGGCGCTTTTGAACCCGATCAGGTGCGTGCCGCCCTCGTGGGTGTTGATGTTGTTGACATAGGAGTAGAAAGTCTCGCTGTAGCTCTCGGTGTACTGCAGGGCGACCTCGACGATGCTGGTGCCCACCTCTTTGTAGATCGTCACCGGCTTGTGCAGCGGTTTTTTCGCCTCGCTCAGGTACTCGACGAACGACTTGATCCCGCCGTTGAACTGGTAGACCTCGCGTCGCTTGTCGCCGTTGCGCAGGTCGCTGAACAGGATACGGATGCCGGCGTTCAGGTAGGCCAGCTCGCGGAACCGGCTGGCCAGGCCGTCGAAATCGAACTCGATGGTGTCGAAGATCAGGCTGTCGGGCAGGAAAGTGACCCGGGTGCCGGTGCGCTTGTTCTTGCCGATCTCGCGCAGGTCGGTGTTTTTCAGCCCGCGTGCGTAGCGCTGGTGGTAGACCTTGCCGTCGCGGCTGACCTCCACCTCCAGCCACTCGGACAGGGCGTTGACCACGGAGACGCCCACGCCGTGCAGACCGCCCGAGACCTTGTACGAGGCGCGGTCGAACTTGCCTCCGGCGTGCAGCATGGTCATGGCGACCTCCACACCCGGCAGTTTCTCGGTGGGGTGGATGTCCACCGGTATGCCGCGGCCGTCATCGGAGACACTCACCACGTTGCCCGGACGGATCTCGATCTCGATGTTGGCGCAGAACCCGGCCAGGGCCTCGTCGATCGAGTTGTCCACCACCTCGTAGACCAGGTGGTGCAGGCCGCGCTGGCCGGTGGAGCCGATGTACATGCCCGGACGCTTGCGCACCGCCTCCAGGCCCTTGAGGACCTGGATGTTCACTGCGCCGTAATCTTTCGCCTTCTCGTTCTTCTCGTCCTGTGTCATTTCGGATAATCCCTCACGTTTATGACCATGTCCCCTGCCAGGGACGCTCCCATGCGCTCGTTCAGGGCTTTAAGCAACTTGTGCTTGACCAGCAGCAGCTCCTGTTTCCAGGCCGGGGCGCTGGCCTCCACTATCAGCCGGCCGTCCTCCAGGCTCACCGCCCGGGTCACCGCGGCCAGGCGCGGCCCCACGAGAGACGGCCAGGCTGCCACCGCGGCCACGCTCTCGGGGCGGTGCTCCCGGCTGCCGGAGGCTTTATCCAGCACCGAGCCGAGTATATTTCTGATCCGCTCCGGCTCTTTTTTCCCAGGCTTCGGCATCCGGCCCTCCGGGCGGGGTTCAAGCGACAACCTTACAGAAAGGTCACCGGCGTCTTGCGTACGCTGCAATTGGTGGCGAGCCAATTGGTGACAAACTCGAACTTGCCGTCCTGCATTACCCTGGCGCCGGAGGCGCAGGCCCGGACACAGGCGCAGCAGAGGATGCAACTTGCCGTGTCGGTCGCCGCTTCCGGCCCCACGATGATCGCCTCCACCGGGCAGACAGAGGCGCATGTTCCACATTCTGTGCAGCTGTCCGCCAGAGAAACTGGAGCGATACCGGTCAGCCGGTCGCGCTCGATATAGGGGAAATTACCAGGCACTTGAGGAGCGGGTATCTGTTCCACTGACTCGGCTTCGATTACCCGGCGGCGGACCTGAGCGCCGAAATCGACCGCCGCTGCAAGGTCCCGCTCATCCGGCCGTCCGGCGGCAAGCGGCTGCTTTTCGGAGGAAAACGAGTGCTCCCCGATAAAAGCCCCGGCGGCGACAGTCTTGAACCCGGCCTTCGCGGCCAGGTCTTTCAGCTCGCGCAGGGCGTCCTCGAATTCCCGGTTGCCGTAGACCACCACCAGCACGACCGGGGCGCCGTGCGCCTTGATCCGGCCTAAGCGCCGCACCGCTACGGCCGGGACCCGCCCGGAGTAAACCGGCACGCCGATTACGGTCAACCGGCTGTCCAATTCGACCGCTGGCATGTGGTCGGCCGTGGCCGGGGTCAGGTCGACCCGCGCGGGATTATCGCAGCCCAGCCCAGCAGCAATGGCCTCCAGGACTCTACGGGTGGTCCCGGTCGGGGAAAAATAGACCAGTGTTGCAAAATTCAGTTTCACGAGCGGTTTCTCCCTTTCGAAAAAGCCTGTGTATTTCAACCGTCCAGCACTGAGCCACGGCGGATGAACTTGACCGGCAGGTGCCCCAGGCGCTCGAACACCGCTTCCTTGCGCGGCGCGGTGATAAAGCTCTGGTGGCTCTCGACCAGTTCCTCCAGAAGGCGCAGGCTGCGGTGAAGGTCAAGCTCGGCGAAAATGTCATCCAGCAGCAGCACCGGCCGCACGCCCAGCTCGCGGCCCAGCAACACGGCCTCCGACATCTTGAGGCAGATCACCGCGGTGCGCTGCTGGCCCTGGCTGCCAAAATTGCGGAGCGGCTGGCCCTCGATGGCGAACAGGACCTCATCGGTCTGGGGGCCGCTCAGGGTGAGGCCGCGCTCACGCTCCACCGGGCGGCGCTTTTTCATCCGCTCGGCGAACACCGAGGCGATAAGCTCCGTGTCCGCGCTCTGCCCCTCCGGGCAGTGGCGGGCGAGCAACGAGTTGTAATAGCCCAGGCTGCCGCGCTCGCCGCCGCTCAGCCTTTCGAAAAGTCGCTCGTACTCCGGGGCCAGTTTCTCCAGCCACTCGCGCCGCCGGGTGATCAGCCAGGCCCCGCTTTCGGCCATCTGGCGCTCCCAGGGCTCCATCTGCTCCTCGCTGAAAGGAGTGCGCCGCAGAAGCACGTTGCGGCTGGCCAGGGCCTTGCGGTAGCGCTTCAGCTTTTCAAGGTACAGCGGAGAAACTATCGAGAGCAGGACATCCAGGTGCCGCCGCCGCTCGGAGGGCCCCTGGCGCACGATGCCGATGTCCTCCGGGGTGAGCAGCACGCTCTTGAACTGTCCGAAAGCCTCGCTGACCGCAGGAACCTCGCGGCCGGCCAGGCTCACTTTCTTGCGCTGGCGCGAGCAGCCCACCGCCAGGGTGCCCCGGCCTCCGTCCTCCTCCAGCCAGCCGCCCTCCAGGTGGAACGTCTCCTCGCCGAACCGGATGCACTCGCGGTCCTGCTGGCTGCGGAACGACCTGAGCACTGTCAGGTAGTGGAGTGCCTCCAGCAGGTTGGTCTTGCCCTGTCCGTTGTCCCCGATGATCAGGTGGCCGCGCTCGTGGAAGCTCAGGTCGTTGTCCTCGAGGTTGCGGAAGCGGCTCAGTCTGAGGTGCTCGATTTTCACTTCGGGCCTGGAGGTCAGGGTCGCGAAAGGGCCTGAAAAATCGCACTAAATATAATAATCGCATGGTTTTGAGGCAAGCTTAAACTTCGAGGGGTGCATTATAATTACATTTATAAAATCCCTCTGCCGCAGCGCACAGAAAAAGAGGGGGCGACAGCCTCTGTCACCCCCTCTTATCCTACTGATAATGAATTGATTACAATCCTTTGCCTTCAGCCAGACTCACTCAGTCACCTTGAGTGGCATTATCACGTTCAGGTAGCGCTGGCTCTCGCTCTCGGCCGCGGGCACCAGCAGGATGCCCGACTCGCTGGTCTGCATGCACATCTTGATCTGGTCGCCCTCGATGTACTTGAGCACATCCAGCAGGTAGTTGCCGTTGAAATAGATTTCCAGCGGCTCGTGCTTGTAGTCCACCTCCAACACCTCCTCACCCTCGCCCAGTTCCTCGGTGCGGGCGGAGATGTTGAGGCCGCCGTCCTCGAATTTCAGACGGATGCGGTGGGTGACGCTGTTGGCCAGGATCAGCATGCGGCGCAGGGCCTCGATCAGGCGCGCCGTGTCGATTATCGCCACCCGGTCGTTGTAGAACGGTATCACCTGCTCGTAGTTCGGGTAGTTGCCCTCGATCAGACGGCTGAAAATGATGATGCTGTTGGAGCGGATGCCCAGGTGGTTGCGGTCCAGGATGACCTCGGCCATGCTCTCCGACTCCAGCAGCTTGTCCACCATCTCCAATGCCTTGGGCGGCACTATGACCGAGATTTTCTCCTTGAGCTCGAACTTGTCCCGGCAGACCATCTTGGCCAGACGGTGGCCGTTGGTGCTGACCATGGAGCTTTCCTCCGGGCCGATCTCCCAGAGCACGCCCTTGAGGGTCGGGCGGTCGTCATCGTGGCTCACCGCGTAGCTGGTGGCCCCCACGAGCCTGCCGATCACCGCGTGGGCGATCTTGAAAGCTCCGTCGAAAGCTTTCTCCGGGAACGCCGGAAAATCGCTGCGTGGCATGCCGGGCAGGACAAAGCTGCTCTTTTCGCAAATAATGCGCGCCCGTTCGCCATCCTGCTCAATCATGATCGGGCTGTTGGGCAGCTCACGCACGATCTCGCCCAGTTTCTTGGCCGGGATGGTCAGGCCGCCCGGCTCCTTGACCGTAGCGGCGATACTCACGCTGAGCGAGATGTCGAGGTCGGTCCCGATCAGGCGCAGCTTTCCCTCCGGCTGCCCGGTGGCCTCCAGCAGGATATTGTACAGGATGGGCATCGTGCTCTTGGCCGGGACGATGCTGTTCAGTGCGCTGACCGCGTGGAGAAGGTTTTCCTTGGTCACGCTTATTTTCATGTTTCAGCCTCCCGCGATGGATGCAGCTCAGACGGTAGTTATAATCTCTTTATTTTAAAGAAAAATATATTACCAGACAGTACAGCCTGTGGACGATGTGGACAACCCGGCAACCATGCTTCAATCTATCAGTTTGAACGCGCCACTGGAAGAAAAAAACTGTGGAAAAATGATATTTCGGGTTTGGAGTTGTACACAGGCAAAAATATCGCTGTGGAAAACCGTGCCCTTAGCCGCCGGGTTATCCACAGATTATCCCGGTGTTATCCATAGGTTTTTCAGACGCTCTTCCGGTCGCGCAGACGCACGGTCAAGCTGTCGACCCGCTCACGGAAATCCTGGTCGCACTCCAGGCGCTGGCCAATCTTGCGGCAGGCGTGCAGCACCGTGGTGTGGTCCTTGCGACGGAATTTCTCGGCGATCTCGGTCGTGGACATCTTGGTAAGCTTGCTGCACAGGAACATCGCCACCTGGCGCGGCTCGACGAAGCTCTTGGTGCGCTTGGCCGAAACGAGCGCACTCTCCCCTACGCCGAAATCATCCGACACTACCTTGAAAATGCTTTCCAGACCGATGTGGCTGGTCTCCTGCTCGAAGATGTTTTTCAGCACGCGACCGGCCAGGTCGAGGTTGATCGTGCTTTTCTGGGTGTCGCTGTAGTGTTTCAGGTAATGCAGCGAGCCCTCCAGCAGACGCACGTTGCTGGTGATGTTCTCGGCGATGAATTCGAGCACGTTCTGCGGGATCAGCAGTCGGCTGTACTCGCTTTTTTTGCGCAGGATCGCTATACGGGTCTCGAACTCCGGCGCCTGGATGTCCGCCACCAAGCCCCACTGGAAGCGGCTGCGCAGCCGCTCCTCCAGGTGGTGTATCTCGCGCGGCGGACGGTCGGAGGTCATCACGATCTGTTTCTGGTTCTCGTACAGGGCGTTGAAGGTGTGGAAAAACTCCTCCTGCGTGCCCTCCTTCTTGGACAGGAACTCGATGTCGTCCATCAGCAGCACGTCCATGCTGCGGTAGCGGTTCCGGAACTCCATCGTGGCGCCGCTCTTGATCGCCACAATCAGCTCGTTCAGGAATTCCTCGGCCGAGATGTAGCAGATGCGCAGGTTTTTGTGCTTGCTGCTGGCCAGCAGGCTGTGCCCGATGGCCTGCATGATGTGGGTCTTGCCCAGGCCCACCCCGCCGTAGATGAACAGCGGGTTGTAGCGGGCCGAGGGCGCCTCGGCCACGCTCTGCGCCGCGGCGTGGGCGAACTGGCTGTTCTTGCCCACCACGAAATCCTCGAACGTGTAGCGCGGGTTGAGGCAGCCGATCAGACGGCCGTCCGCTTTATCCCCGCAGCCGCCGGCTTTTTTCCTGCCACCGGTCGGCTGGGACTCCGGCTTGCCGCCGTTACCCGGACTCTCCTCCTCGGTGAAACTCCAGAGGTCGATCTGGTCCTTCCCCTGGTCCTTGAAAATGAAACTCACCTCGAAAGGTCGCTCGAGCAGGCCCACGGCCACATCGTTCAGGGTCTTCTGGTAGTTCTGCTCCACGTAGTAGGCGCTGAACTTGTTCTTGAGCTCCACGGTCAGGCCGCTCTCGACCAGACTCACCGCCCGGCTGGGGTTGAGCCAGGTGCTGATTGTCTGCTGGCTCATGCATTTAGTGCATTCGTTCAGGATCATTTCCCAGATCTGCTGGGCCGTATGTTCCTGTGTCAAAGCTTGTCTCCTCAGTCGAAAATGGGCACGCTCTGTCCGGGGTCGGCAACCTCTTCCCGGAAAGCGGCCAGAATTCTGCGGGTCAACGCACCCGGACGGCCGTCCGCCACCGGGTGTCCATCCACGCTCACCACCGGCACTACCTCGGCGCCGCTGCCGGTCAGGAAAACCTCCTCCGCCTGGCGCACCACCTCCGGCCCGAATGTGGCCTCGGCGGCGCTCAGGCCCAGCCTGGAGCAGAGGGAAAGGATCGTGTTGCGGGTCACCCCCACCAGAATGTTGTCCACCGGCGGAGTCAGCACCCGGCCCTCCCGCACGATAAACAGGTTGTCCGCGCTCAGCTCGCAAACATGTCCAGCCGTGGTCAGAAGCATCACCTCCGGAACCCCGGCGTCGTTGGCCTCCATCACGGCCATAATATTGTTCACATAGTTGCAGGTCTTCACGTTGGGGTTCACGCACGCCGGCGGGGTGCGCCGTGTCCGGGCCGTGATTATGCTCAGGCCCTTCTCGTAGAACTCCTTCGGGTAGAGCTGCAGGCTGCGCGCGATGATGAACGTGGTGGGCTTTCCCACCTTGAGCGGGTTTATGCCCAGGTCGTGACGGCGGCCGCGGGTCACCACCAGCCGGATATAGCCTCCGCCGCGCAGATCGTTCTTGCGGCCCAGGGTCTTCAGGATGCCGGTCAGTTCCTCACGGCTGTATGGCAGCTCGATACGCATGTACCCGGCCGAGCGCCAAAGGCGCTCCAGGTGCTCGGCAAGCTTGAATATCCGCCCGTCGTATATGCGTATCCCCTCGAAGATGCCGTCCCCGTACAGCATGTTGCTGTCCATGACCAGCGCAGCGGGCAAAGTCCCGCTTTCCAGATTTAGATACGGGTCGGCAACCTGGTACTCGCCGCTGAAGAAAATGTGCTCCACGGACAAAATCACCTCCGTTTCCCGCGGGCCCCGGCGACAAAAAC
This portion of the bacterium genome encodes:
- a CDS encoding DUF721 domain-containing protein — encoded protein: MPKPGKKEPERIRNILGSVLDKASGSREHRPESVAAVAAWPSLVGPRLAAVTRAVSLEDGRLIVEASAPAWKQELLLVKHKLLKALNERMGASLAGDMVINVRDYPK
- the gyrB gene encoding DNA topoisomerase (ATP-hydrolyzing) subunit B — protein: MTQDEKNEKAKDYGAVNIQVLKGLEAVRKRPGMYIGSTGQRGLHHLVYEVVDNSIDEALAGFCANIEIEIRPGNVVSVSDDGRGIPVDIHPTEKLPGVEVAMTMLHAGGKFDRASYKVSGGLHGVGVSVVNALSEWLEVEVSRDGKVYHQRYARGLKNTDLREIGKNKRTGTRVTFLPDSLIFDTIEFDFDGLASRFRELAYLNAGIRILFSDLRNGDKRREVYQFNGGIKSFVEYLSEAKKPLHKPVTIYKEVGTSIVEVALQYTESYSETFYSYVNNINTHEGGTHLIGFKSALTRTLNDYAKKNNLLKKADFTLSGDDVREGLTGVISVKMIDPQFEGQTKTKLGNSEIKGLVESVVNEQLAIQLEENPSIARRVIEKAVNAAQAREAARKARDLTRRKNAMESSGLPGKLADCSINDPKLCEIYLVEGDSAGGSAKMGRDRRNQAILPLRGKILNVEKARLHKILSNEEIRTMITAIGTGVGEEDFNLENARYHKIIIMTDADVDGAHIRILLLTFFFRYMRELINQGMVYIAQPPLFRVFKGNQEFYAYNEPERAQYVKRLGGEKVNIQRYKGLGEMNPDQLWKTTMDPETRTILQVKMDEAMEADRLFTELMGDEVEPRRQFIEKNARYVTNLDI
- a CDS encoding aminotransferase class IV, which codes for MEHIFFSGEYQVADPYLNLESGTLPAALVMDSNMLYGDGIFEGIRIYDGRIFKLAEHLERLWRSAGYMRIELPYSREELTGILKTLGRKNDLRGGGYIRLVVTRGRRHDLGINPLKVGKPTTFIIARSLQLYPKEFYEKGLSIITARTRRTPPACVNPNVKTCNYVNNIMAVMEANDAGVPEVMLLTTAGHVCELSADNLFIVREGRVLTPPVDNILVGVTRNTILSLCSRLGLSAAEATFGPEVVRQAEEVFLTGSGAEVVPVVSVDGHPVADGRPGALTRRILAAFREEVADPGQSVPIFD
- the dnaA gene encoding chromosomal replication initiator protein DnaA, translating into MTQEHTAQQIWEMILNECTKCMSQQTISTWLNPSRAVSLVESGLTVELKNKFSAYYVEQNYQKTLNDVAVGLLERPFEVSFIFKDQGKDQIDLWSFTEEESPGNGGKPESQPTGGRKKAGGCGDKADGRLIGCLNPRYTFEDFVVGKNSQFAHAAAQSVAEAPSARYNPLFIYGGVGLGKTHIMQAIGHSLLASSKHKNLRICYISAEEFLNELIVAIKSGATMEFRNRYRSMDVLLMDDIEFLSKKEGTQEEFFHTFNALYENQKQIVMTSDRPPREIHHLEERLRSRFQWGLVADIQAPEFETRIAILRKKSEYSRLLIPQNVLEFIAENITSNVRLLEGSLHYLKHYSDTQKSTINLDLAGRVLKNIFEQETSHIGLESIFKVVSDDFGVGESALVSAKRTKSFVEPRQVAMFLCSKLTKMSTTEIAEKFRRKDHTTVLHACRKIGQRLECDQDFRERVDSLTVRLRDRKSV
- the recF gene encoding DNA replication and repair protein RecF (All proteins in this family for which functions are known are DNA-binding proteins that assist the filamentation of RecA onto DNA for the initiation of recombination or recombinational repair.), whose translation is MKIEHLRLSRFRNLEDNDLSFHERGHLIIGDNGQGKTNLLEALHYLTVLRSFRSQQDRECIRFGEETFHLEGGWLEEDGGRGTLAVGCSRQRKKVSLAGREVPAVSEAFGQFKSVLLTPEDIGIVRQGPSERRRHLDVLLSIVSPLYLEKLKRYRKALASRNVLLRRTPFSEEQMEPWERQMAESGAWLITRRREWLEKLAPEYERLFERLSGGERGSLGYYNSLLARHCPEGQSADTELIASVFAERMKKRRPVERERGLTLSGPQTDEVLFAIEGQPLRNFGSQGQQRTAVICLKMSEAVLLGRELGVRPVLLLDDIFAELDLHRSLRLLEELVESHQSFITAPRKEAVFERLGHLPVKFIRRGSVLDG
- a CDS encoding nucleotidyltransferase family protein, coding for MVRIAVDRDRIEAFCRKNHIRRFAFFGSVLRKDFKPDSDVDVLVEFEPGAAPGLFGVARLERELSGLFEGRRVDLRTPEDLSRYFRCAVQQEAEVLYAQE
- a CDS encoding 4Fe-4S binding protein, whose protein sequence is MKLNFATLVYFSPTGTTRRVLEAIAAGLGCDNPARVDLTPATADHMPAVELDSRLTVIGVPVYSGRVPAVAVRRLGRIKAHGAPVVLVVVYGNREFEDALRELKDLAAKAGFKTVAAGAFIGEHSFSSEKQPLAAGRPDERDLAAAVDFGAQVRRRVIEAESVEQIPAPQVPGNFPYIERDRLTGIAPVSLADSCTECGTCASVCPVEAIIVGPEAATDTASCILCCACVRACASGARVMQDGKFEFVTNWLATNCSVRKTPVTFL
- the dnaN gene encoding DNA polymerase III subunit beta, whose amino-acid sequence is MKISVTKENLLHAVSALNSIVPAKSTMPILYNILLEATGQPEGKLRLIGTDLDISLSVSIAATVKEPGGLTIPAKKLGEIVRELPNSPIMIEQDGERARIICEKSSFVLPGMPRSDFPAFPEKAFDGAFKIAHAVIGRLVGATSYAVSHDDDRPTLKGVLWEIGPEESSMVSTNGHRLAKMVCRDKFELKEKISVIVPPKALEMVDKLLESESMAEVILDRNHLGIRSNSIIIFSRLIEGNYPNYEQVIPFYNDRVAIIDTARLIEALRRMLILANSVTHRIRLKFEDGGLNISARTEELGEGEEVLEVDYKHEPLEIYFNGNYLLDVLKYIEGDQIKMCMQTSESGILLVPAAESESQRYLNVIMPLKVTE